Genomic DNA from Sphingomonas lacunae:
TCATTGGCGTCGCGGCGCACATTGCGCACCGCAATCCGTCCCTTTTCGGCATATTGCCCGGCGAGTTTGGACAGTTCCTTGCGGCGCTCCTGAGTCATTTCGGGGATCGGCAGGCGCAGCGTCTGGCCATCGACAATCGGGTTGAGGCCAAGGCCCGCCGAACGGATCGCCTTGTCGACCGGGCCTACGTTCGATTTGTCCCACACCTGCACGCTCAGCATGCGCGGCTCAGGCGCGGAGACCGACGCGACCTGGTTGATTGGCATGTGGCTGCCATAAACCTCGACCGTTACCGGATCGAGCATGCCGACATTGGCGCGGCCGGTCCGCAAGCCAGCCAGGTCATTCTTCAGCGCCTCGACAGCGCCGTTCATGCGGCGC
This window encodes:
- the frr gene encoding ribosome recycling factor, whose amino-acid sequence is MPKYDKADVERRMNGAVEALKNDLAGLRTGRANVGMLDPVTVEVYGSHMPINQVASVSAPEPRMLSVQVWDKSNVGPVDKAIRSAGLGLNPIVDGQTLRLPIPEMTQERRKELSKLAGQYAEKGRIAVRNVRRDANDALKTDEKKGEISEDEQKKLEGEVQKMTDKAIADIDAAAVAKEKEILGQ